The following DNA comes from Candidatus Acidiferrales bacterium.
AATTGCCACTGCAATTGCCATCCTCCAACTTCAGGAAAAGGGAAAGCTCTCGATAAATGATCCGGTTGTCCGTTATCTTCCTTTCTTCGAAGTAAAGTACCCTTCCGACACCAGTAAGCAGGTGACTATTCTGAATCTCCTGAACCATACTTCAGGATTACCAGACCCATCCCTGTTTACTTTAATTCGCTGGATTCATCATGATGGGGATCCGCCTGTTGATCAAACTGATCTTGTTAAGAAAGTGCTTCCTGATTATTCCAAACTGAAGTTTGAGCCCGGAGATCATTCTGAATATTCAAACATCGGTTATATGGTGTTGGGTGCCATTATTGAAAAGATAACCGGCATGACGTACGAAGATTATATCCGTCAAAATATTCTTCAGCCGCTGGGAATGAATCACACCGATTTTCTCTACACGAAAGTAATGGAACTGGACGAGGCAGCGGGCGCTCATCCGACGTTTAATTGGATGACTCCTTTACTTCCAATCATGGCAGTATCATATGTTCGCGATCTTGATTGGGGCCATCTCTGGATGGAACGGGTTTATACAGACCAGACTCCGTCTACAGGTCTCATCGGTTCAGTATCAGATGCAGCGAGACTGGTTACTGCGTATTTGAACGGTGGAGTGTTAAATGGTCATCGAATACTCTCGCAGGAATCAATTTCAGCAATGACTTACGAGGGGCAAGTCAAAGCAAAGAATGAGGATTCTCTAAATTACCGCAGGCAGGGAATCGGTTGGCAAATATATGGCAAATCCGGACGATGGGTCCTCACGCATGATGGTGGTGGTCCAGGATTTAGTACGAAAATTCAATTGTATCCGGATGAACATCTTGGGTTCGTTCTGTTCACAAATGATGCTACATGCGAAACCTGGAAGATAATCAATTTGGCCGCCACCCTGAAATGGTGAAATGAATCGGGGCCGCTCATCATGGAGGAGTATTTTTCTTTTTCCCACCTTCCTCTGCTTGCCTTGTCGATTCTGTGTTTCTTTAAACGACTATTTGGTGTGAGCAATCATCATGAATCAATCATTATAAAAGGAGAGAATTATTATGAGAAAAATAATCGTTTTGTCATTTATTACATTAGATGGAGTAATGCAAGCACCTGGTGGACCTGAGGAAGATACATCGGGCGGTTTCAAATATGGCGGTTGGGTTGCACCTTATGGTGACGAAGTTGGTGGTAAGGTCATGGAAAAACAGATGAAACCTGCAGATCTTCTTTTGGGCAGAAAAACATTTGAGATTTTTGCCGATTACTGGCCGGAGCATGAAAATGGATGGCCAGGCATCAATGATGTCACAAAATACGTCATGTCGAAGACCATGAAAAAGTCAGATTGGAAAAACACAGTTTTCCTCAAAAGCCTGGCGGATATCAAAAAGCTCAAAAATTCAGAAGGTTCCGACATTAAAGTTTGGGGCAGTAGTAAGCTTATTCAGCTGCTGCTTAAGAATGATTTAGTAGACGAACTCTGGCTCAAAATTTACCCGTTGACTCTTGGTAAAGGGAAAAAGTTGTTTGACAAAGGCACGATCCCGTCAGCATTTACATTAACAGAGAGTTTGGTTACACCAACCGGAGTTATTATTGCCAATTACCAGCGAGCGGGAAAAGTCAGGACAGGTACTATTGGATCTTAAGGAGAAACAAAATGAGAAAAAATAATGTTTTACCAGGAGGGGTGGGAACTAAATATATTGGATGGAATGAAATAGATTCTAACAAAAGGAGGAGACCATG
Coding sequences within:
- a CDS encoding serine hydrolase, whose amino-acid sequence is MNKVVTSGTPPGMSLAVVKNDSIIYSKGFGWADEPRKIHATPNTAYHWWSCTKIATAIAILQLQEKGKLSINDPVVRYLPFFEVKYPSDTSKQVTILNLLNHTSGLPDPSLFTLIRWIHHDGDPPVDQTDLVKKVLPDYSKLKFEPGDHSEYSNIGYMVLGAIIEKITGMTYEDYIRQNILQPLGMNHTDFLYTKVMELDEAAGAHPTFNWMTPLLPIMAVSYVRDLDWGHLWMERVYTDQTPSTGLIGSVSDAARLVTAYLNGGVLNGHRILSQESISAMTYEGQVKAKNEDSLNYRRQGIGWQIYGKSGRWVLTHDGGGPGFSTKIQLYPDEHLGFVLFTNDATCETWKIINLAATLKW
- a CDS encoding dihydrofolate reductase family protein; translation: MRKIIVLSFITLDGVMQAPGGPEEDTSGGFKYGGWVAPYGDEVGGKVMEKQMKPADLLLGRKTFEIFADYWPEHENGWPGINDVTKYVMSKTMKKSDWKNTVFLKSLADIKKLKNSEGSDIKVWGSSKLIQLLLKNDLVDELWLKIYPLTLGKGKKLFDKGTIPSAFTLTESLVTPTGVIIANYQRAGKVRTGTIGS